Within Desulfobacter sp., the genomic segment GCCATGCTCTTCGGCTCAGCCATCGCCGCCGGCATCGTCTTCTGGGGCCCTGCCGAACCGGCCTACCATTATATGAGCCCGCCGCCCTATTTCGGCGGAGAGGCCCTGACCCCCCAGACCGGGGCCAATGCCATGACCTATTCCTTTTTCCACTGGGGACTGAGCGCCTGGTCCATCTATGCCATGCTCACCATCGCCCTGGCCCATGCCTGCTTTACCAAAAACCTGCCCCTGCGGTTCTCTTCTGCTTTCTACTATGTGATCGGGGATAAAATCCACGGCACCTGGGGCAAGGTCCTGGATATCTTCGCCGTATTCGCCACCCTGGGCGGACTGGCCACCACCACCGGTTTTGTGGCCCTCCAGCTCTCCGCCGGCCTCAAATTCCAGTACGGCCTGGCCCTGGGGCCAAGTGCCACCTACATCATCATCGGCGTCCTCACCGCCATTTTCACCGTCTCCGTGTACACGGGGATTGAAAAAGGGGTAAAACTCATCGGCGACATCAACATGTACGTATTTGTTGCGGTATGGTTTTTTGTCCTTATCTTCGGCCCCACCATCTTCCTCATTAACCTGACCACCAACTCCCTGGGGCAGTACCTGCTCCACTTCATCCCCATGAGCCTGTTCACAGGCCCCGGATACGAAGGCAATTGGATCGGTTCATGGACCGTATTCTACTGGGCATGGTGGATGAGCTGGGCCCCCTTTGTGGCCGTATTCATCGCCCGTATTTCCAAGGGCCGGACCATCCGTGAAACCGTGGCCGCCAGCCTGATTCTCCCCTCCCTGGGCAACTTCCTCTGGTACGGGGTGGTGGGCGGCGCCGGCATCCACTATGATGTCACCAAAACCCTTAACGAACACGGTGTGGAAAGCGCCATTTTCGCCATTGCCCAGAACCTGCCCATGACCGGCATCCTGGCCGTGGCCCTTATTTTCCTCATCGG encodes:
- a CDS encoding BCCT family transporter, giving the protein MNQTAPTKPFDPLVFWVSASVTVLFVLWSVIFPENMTTVINAVFSWTTTKWGWLYLLTVVLLVGGCFALMGNKYGNMKLGLPGDKPEFSNFSWFAMLFGSAIAAGIVFWGPAEPAYHYMSPPPYFGGEALTPQTGANAMTYSFFHWGLSAWSIYAMLTIALAHACFTKNLPLRFSSAFYYVIGDKIHGTWGKVLDIFAVFATLGGLATTTGFVALQLSAGLKFQYGLALGPSATYIIIGVLTAIFTVSVYTGIEKGVKLIGDINMYVFVAVWFFVLIFGPTIFLINLTTNSLGQYLLHFIPMSLFTGPGYEGNWIGSWTVFYWAWWMSWAPFVAVFIARISKGRTIRETVAASLILPSLGNFLWYGVVGGAGIHYDVTKTLNEHGVESAIFAIAQNLPMTGILAVALIFLIGTFFLTSANSAAISLAMFVSGHENPGRNLRAFWGIALGAVAAVLAGGGSLKAIQTASIATAFPLMFLLLMVLYGTFKGLNQYKKENNQ